One genomic window of Trichlorobacter lovleyi includes the following:
- a CDS encoding phosphatase PAP2 family protein, translating to MNSGRFWAELWMVLVLLVIATGLLAYSGADLQLATYFYQAGGWPTGEQFPWKLLYRIDRSPAILLALGWLVVVLRSFAQPDLRRWRRAGIFMVLLLILGPGLLVNSVFKEHWGRPRPREVIELGGGKAFLQPWQPGISGQGRSFPSGHSSAAFYLLAPWFIYRHRKPFAARCWLSGGIAFGVAMSVARITQGGHFLTDCLWAFGMVWLTGQLLAAVLLPEQENGEGLSS from the coding sequence ATGAACAGCGGACGCTTCTGGGCAGAGCTCTGGATGGTGCTGGTGCTGCTGGTGATCGCCACCGGCCTGCTTGCCTACAGCGGTGCGGATCTGCAGCTCGCAACGTACTTTTATCAGGCTGGAGGCTGGCCGACCGGCGAACAGTTTCCCTGGAAGCTGCTCTACCGGATTGACCGGAGCCCGGCGATTCTGCTGGCCCTGGGCTGGCTGGTGGTCGTGCTGAGAAGTTTTGCCCAACCGGATCTGCGCCGGTGGCGCCGGGCCGGTATCTTTATGGTGTTGCTGCTGATCCTGGGACCCGGCCTGCTGGTGAACAGTGTCTTTAAAGAACACTGGGGCCGCCCCCGGCCACGCGAGGTCATCGAGCTGGGGGGCGGCAAGGCCTTTCTGCAACCCTGGCAGCCGGGAATCAGCGGCCAGGGACGCTCCTTCCCTTCGGGTCATTCTTCTGCAGCCTTTTATCTGTTGGCCCCCTGGTTTATCTACCGCCATCGTAAACCGTTTGCTGCACGCTGCTGGCTTTCCGGCGGGATCGCTTTTGGTGTTGCGATGAGTGTGGCCCGGATTACCCAGGGAGGACATTTTCTGACAGATTGTCTCTGGGCCTTTGGCATGGTCTGGCTGACCGGGCAGCTGCTGGCGGCCGTACTGTTGCCGGAACAGGAGAATGGCGAGGGGCTGTCGTCATGA
- a CDS encoding lysophospholipid acyltransferase family protein, with amino-acid sequence MKKIVWMLQVAVLYGFTWVVALVPERLAERFGVWTGLLLRRILGSRRRIAEQNISRVLEHMRAQPEWTCTIPTAEGIAREVFCNLGRSLVETCRLYHGKGGGLIDRIEVRGRDYYDAARAQGKGIIFLTGHCGNWELVALAYARLFKQPLSVVARRQNNPYLNTMVERMRQHYDNSVIYKDNALKNMIAVIRRNGTVGLLVDQTVFPEEGYLVDFLGRPAWASKAPVLIARKTGVAIVPAFIHREAGRHVIEIHPPLQFEGSADEQGWCDDVKTYSRIIEQFIVAHPTEWYWVHRRWKRTEGL; translated from the coding sequence ATGAAAAAGATCGTTTGGATGCTCCAGGTGGCGGTACTCTACGGTTTTACCTGGGTGGTGGCCCTGGTGCCGGAACGTCTGGCGGAACGCTTCGGGGTCTGGACCGGTCTGCTGCTGCGCCGGATATTGGGAAGCCGCCGTCGTATTGCAGAGCAGAACATCAGCCGTGTGCTTGAGCATATGCGCGCCCAGCCGGAGTGGACCTGTACTATCCCGACAGCCGAGGGGATTGCGCGGGAGGTGTTTTGCAATCTGGGGCGTTCACTGGTGGAAACCTGCCGTTTATATCACGGTAAAGGTGGCGGGCTGATTGACCGGATTGAGGTGCGCGGCAGGGACTATTATGATGCCGCCCGCGCCCAGGGAAAAGGAATTATCTTTCTGACCGGCCACTGTGGAAACTGGGAACTGGTTGCCCTGGCCTATGCCCGCTTGTTTAAGCAACCACTTTCTGTAGTGGCCCGCCGTCAGAACAATCCCTATCTGAATACCATGGTCGAGCGGATGCGCCAGCACTACGACAACAGCGTTATCTACAAGGATAATGCCCTTAAGAACATGATTGCCGTCATCCGCAGGAATGGAACCGTTGGGCTGCTGGTGGATCAGACGGTGTTTCCTGAAGAGGGGTATCTGGTTGATTTTCTGGGCCGGCCGGCCTGGGCTTCCAAGGCTCCGGTCCTGATTGCCCGCAAGACCGGTGTAGCGATTGTACCGGCCTTTATTCACCGGGAGGCCGGGCGCCATGTTATCGAGATCCATCCTCCGCTTCAGTTTGAAGGCAGTGCCGACGAACAGGGCTGGTGCGATGATGTCAAAACCTACTCCCGTATCATAGAACAGTTTATTGTGGCCCATCCCACCGAGTGGTATTGGGTGCACAGGCGCTGGAAGAGAACCGAAGGTCTATGA
- the lpxB gene encoding lipid-A-disaccharide synthase produces MLRRGDGSDANAVVGKNSRQRVMIVAGEASGDIYGAGLVRAVHAADPAFSFFGIGGLRMREAGCETLVDSADMAVVGLVEVLKHFDVIAAAFLKLKKILLENPPDLLILIDYPGFNLRLAKVAKKAGVKVLYYISPQIWAWRQGRVKKIKRLVDHMAVILPFEVPFYEQAGVPVSFVGHPMADLVTVSLTRNQAATSLGLDPSKQIVGLFPGSRRSEVSRLLPTILEAARLLQQRLPGLQFVLPLASTLSDDDLAPWLENCELPITVTRERIHDLMRACDAVISVSGTVTLEIALVGTPLVIIYKLASLTFQLAKRLVKVEHIGLCNIVAGETVARELIQQEASPEQIAGEIERLLSDAAYNAALRERLAHVRERLGGGGADRRMAELVLSMVEQS; encoded by the coding sequence ATGCTACGTCGAGGAGACGGCTCAGACGCCAACGCAGTTGTCGGCAAAAATTCGCGGCAACGGGTCATGATAGTTGCAGGCGAAGCGTCTGGTGATATCTACGGGGCAGGATTGGTGCGCGCAGTACATGCGGCTGATCCTGCCTTTTCCTTCTTTGGTATCGGCGGCCTCCGCATGCGTGAAGCCGGTTGCGAGACTCTGGTGGACTCTGCCGATATGGCGGTGGTCGGGCTGGTGGAGGTACTGAAACACTTTGATGTGATCGCTGCTGCCTTTCTCAAACTGAAAAAGATCCTGCTGGAAAATCCCCCTGATTTGCTGATCCTGATTGACTATCCCGGATTTAACCTGCGTCTGGCCAAGGTGGCAAAAAAGGCCGGCGTCAAGGTGCTCTACTACATCTCTCCCCAGATCTGGGCCTGGCGCCAAGGGCGGGTAAAAAAGATCAAGCGCCTGGTTGACCATATGGCGGTAATCCTGCCCTTTGAAGTCCCTTTTTATGAGCAGGCCGGCGTACCGGTCTCCTTTGTCGGTCATCCCATGGCTGACCTGGTAACGGTCAGCCTGACCCGCAATCAGGCTGCCACCTCTTTGGGCCTTGATCCATCCAAACAGATAGTGGGGCTGTTTCCCGGCAGCCGCAGGAGTGAAGTCAGCCGCTTGCTGCCCACCATTCTGGAGGCTGCCCGTCTCTTGCAACAGCGCCTGCCCGGACTTCAATTCGTCCTGCCGCTGGCTTCAACCCTCTCCGATGACGACCTCGCCCCCTGGCTTGAGAACTGTGAGCTGCCGATAACGGTTACCCGTGAGCGGATCCATGATCTGATGCGGGCCTGTGATGCGGTGATATCGGTCTCCGGCACGGTGACCCTGGAGATCGCCCTGGTGGGGACACCGCTGGTGATCATCTACAAGCTTGCATCGCTCACCTTCCAGTTGGCCAAGCGCTTGGTCAAGGTTGAGCATATCGGTCTGTGCAATATTGTGGCGGGAGAAACGGTGGCCAGGGAGCTGATTCAGCAGGAGGCCTCACCGGAGCAGATCGCTGGAGAGATTGAACGCTTGTTATCTGATGCCGCTTATAATGCAGCGCTCAGGGAGCGGCTTGCCCATGTCCGTGAGCGCCTGGGGGGCGGTGGAGCCGACCGGCGTATGGCCGAACTGGTGCTCAGTATGGTGGAACAGTCATGA
- the lpxK gene encoding tetraacyldisaccharide 4'-kinase, which translates to MTGAVWWRGMADGSNRSAAAFALKLLLAPLAFVYGTILRIRALLYRTGILATRRLPCPVISIGNLTVGGTGKTPLTILLARELQQRGKRVAVLSRGYGGSLEGQVAVVSDGASLLLGPGQAGDEPCLLARSVAGLIVVIGSDRYQAGLVALERFRPDVLLLDDGFQHIRLYRDLNILLLDAARPFGNGWTVPLGMLREPRTALQRADLALFTRCNGAETLPVLALPAGRSCHRLSSFQLVATGGVVPLEQLQQGRVAAFAGIAEPSAFFGSLRQVGIEPVATLSLSDHEPYHAAALQQLEALVASAEPDWLITTEKDGIKLQQGGYAWSSRLVTARLEVQLEDRELLARTLDKLFQIGPE; encoded by the coding sequence ATGACAGGGGCTGTCTGGTGGCGTGGCATGGCTGACGGGAGCAATCGGAGTGCCGCTGCTTTTGCCCTGAAGCTGCTGCTGGCCCCCCTTGCCTTTGTGTACGGCACGATACTGCGTATCAGGGCCCTGCTCTACCGGACCGGTATCCTGGCCACCCGCCGCCTGCCTTGTCCGGTTATTTCCATCGGCAACCTCACGGTCGGCGGTACCGGCAAGACACCGCTCACCATTCTGCTTGCCCGGGAACTGCAGCAACGGGGGAAGCGGGTTGCCGTCCTGTCCCGTGGTTATGGCGGTTCCCTTGAAGGGCAGGTTGCTGTTGTGAGTGACGGTGCTTCATTGCTGCTGGGACCTGGACAGGCCGGTGACGAACCCTGTCTGCTGGCCCGAAGCGTGGCAGGCCTGATCGTGGTTATCGGTTCAGATCGTTATCAGGCCGGTCTGGTGGCGCTGGAACGCTTCAGACCTGATGTGCTGCTGCTGGATGATGGTTTTCAGCATATCCGCCTGTACCGGGATCTGAATATCCTGCTGCTGGATGCAGCCCGTCCGTTCGGTAATGGCTGGACGGTGCCGCTGGGTATGTTGCGTGAGCCCCGTACGGCGTTGCAACGGGCTGACCTGGCACTGTTTACCCGCTGCAACGGTGCAGAGACGTTACCGGTGCTTGCACTGCCAGCCGGCCGGTCTTGTCACCGTCTGTCCAGCTTCCAGCTCGTGGCAACCGGAGGGGTGGTGCCGCTTGAACAGCTGCAGCAGGGCCGGGTTGCCGCCTTTGCCGGTATAGCGGAGCCGTCGGCGTTTTTTGGGTCGTTGCGGCAGGTCGGAATTGAGCCGGTTGCAACCCTCAGTCTGTCTGATCATGAACCCTATCATGCCGCAGCACTGCAGCAGCTGGAAGCTCTGGTTGCATCGGCAGAGCCGGACTGGTTGATCACCACAGAGAAGGACGGGATCAAGCTACAGCAGGGGGGATATGCCTGGAGTTCCCGCCTGGTAACCGCACGCCTCGAAGTCCAGCTTGAGGACCGGGAACTGCTTGCAAGAACCCTTGATAAACTGTTTCAAATCGGTCCTGAGTAA
- a CDS encoding DegT/DnrJ/EryC1/StrS family aminotransferase produces the protein MIPMVDLKTQYHQLKSEIDAAVLDALESTQFILGPNVTNLEKETAGYLGSPQAIGCASGTDALHLAVLAAGIKPGDEVITTPFTFIATAEAICYAGAVPVFVDVDPQTFNIVPELIEQAITPRTKAVIAVHLFGQPADMAAISAICERHNLVLIEDCAQSFGAAIAGRMTGSIGAFGCFSFFPSKNLGGYGDGGLVTAATEERAETLKMLRNHGSKVRYHHDVIGFNSRLDDLQAAILRVKLRHIDRFNQERRRVAHRYSEGLKDVVTVPFEDGKGLHVYHQYTLLTDQRDTIMAALNEQQIASAVYYPIPLHRQNVFAEQCRGISLPVTESIAARCMSLPIYPEMTDQQVDQVIAAVRGALL, from the coding sequence ATGATACCAATGGTAGACCTCAAAACCCAGTACCACCAGTTGAAGAGCGAGATTGATGCAGCCGTGTTGGATGCCCTGGAAAGCACCCAGTTCATCCTGGGCCCCAACGTTACCAATCTTGAAAAAGAAACTGCCGGCTACCTCGGCAGCCCCCAGGCCATTGGCTGCGCCTCCGGCACCGATGCCCTGCATCTGGCTGTGCTGGCGGCGGGAATCAAGCCGGGTGACGAGGTGATCACCACGCCGTTCACCTTCATCGCCACGGCTGAGGCGATCTGCTATGCCGGTGCCGTGCCGGTTTTTGTGGATGTTGACCCCCAAACCTTTAACATCGTACCGGAGCTGATTGAACAGGCCATTACCCCCCGCACCAAGGCGGTGATCGCGGTACATCTCTTTGGGCAGCCGGCTGACATGGCGGCCATCAGTGCCATCTGTGAACGCCACAATCTAGTGCTGATCGAGGATTGCGCCCAGTCCTTCGGAGCTGCCATTGCCGGCCGTATGACCGGCTCGATTGGCGCTTTTGGTTGCTTCAGCTTCTTCCCCAGTAAAAACCTGGGCGGCTACGGTGATGGCGGCCTGGTGACCGCTGCCACGGAGGAAAGAGCAGAAACGCTCAAGATGCTGCGCAATCACGGCAGCAAGGTGCGTTATCACCATGACGTGATCGGTTTTAACAGCCGCCTTGACGACCTGCAGGCCGCAATTCTCAGGGTCAAGCTGCGCCATATTGATCGTTTTAACCAGGAACGCCGCCGGGTTGCCCACCGTTACTCCGAAGGCCTGAAGGATGTCGTGACCGTGCCGTTTGAGGATGGCAAAGGACTGCATGTCTATCATCAATATACGCTGCTCACCGATCAGCGGGACACGATTATGGCGGCGTTGAACGAGCAGCAGATTGCCAGCGCAGTCTATTACCCGATCCCGCTGCATCGTCAGAACGTCTTTGCTGAACAGTGCCGGGGGATTTCTCTGCCGGTGACGGAATCGATAGCGGCTCGTTGCATGTCCTTACCGATCTATCCGGAAATGACCGATCAGCAGGTGGATCAGGTGATTGCAGCAGTACGCGGGGCTTTGCTTTAA
- a CDS encoding 3-deoxy-D-manno-octulosonic acid transferase: MNWSILYRLLTLAALPFALLYHWYRSISRGRRSAFGERFGFLPVAAQRSLAGQPVIWLHAVSVGEVIAGRPLLKGLRQRYPEYRLLLSVTTETGRSVAERDQLADVVTYFPFDIHFAVCRLLDAVRPRAIVIMETEIWPVFTYEAQRRSIPLLLANGRISARSFPRYRRFAWFFRPVLQRFSGLGMQSTADLERILAIGAPESRSRVLGNLKYDIPFSPVAADERGQLRRLYRIPADLAVFCCGSTHPGEEEPLLAAYQGLLRQFPGLLLVLVPRHPERVVEVETLASDLGLTVVRRSRLDQQPDGCSAGMVLLVDTVGELMQLYALSDLAYVGGSLVPTGGHNLLEPASRGIPILFGPHMDNFQEITALAHAYGAGVQVAGQQELQDAAADFLATPELRHVVGNNGLKLLRDSGGAVERHLAMLHGVLQQ, translated from the coding sequence ATGAACTGGTCGATCCTGTACCGTCTTCTGACACTGGCTGCGCTGCCATTTGCCCTGTTGTACCACTGGTACCGCTCCATCAGCAGGGGGAGAAGGAGCGCCTTTGGTGAACGGTTCGGGTTTCTGCCGGTGGCGGCTCAGAGGTCGCTGGCAGGACAGCCGGTTATCTGGTTGCATGCGGTCTCCGTGGGAGAGGTGATTGCCGGCCGGCCGTTGCTGAAAGGGTTGCGACAGCGTTACCCCGAGTACCGGCTGCTGCTCTCGGTTACCACTGAAACCGGCCGCAGTGTGGCTGAACGGGACCAGCTGGCTGATGTCGTCACCTACTTTCCGTTTGATATCCATTTTGCGGTCTGCCGTCTGCTTGATGCTGTCAGGCCGCGGGCGATTGTCATCATGGAAACCGAGATCTGGCCGGTCTTTACGTATGAGGCGCAGCGGCGCAGCATACCGCTCTTACTGGCCAATGGCCGGATATCGGCACGTTCCTTTCCACGCTACCGGCGCTTTGCCTGGTTCTTCAGGCCGGTGCTGCAGCGCTTCAGTGGTCTGGGAATGCAAAGCACGGCTGATCTTGAGCGGATACTGGCCATCGGCGCACCGGAGTCCCGCAGCCGGGTTCTGGGCAACCTCAAGTACGATATACCGTTCAGTCCGGTTGCTGCAGATGAGCGGGGACAACTGCGCCGGCTCTACCGTATCCCGGCCGACCTGGCGGTGTTCTGTTGCGGCAGTACTCATCCCGGTGAAGAAGAACCGCTGCTGGCTGCCTACCAGGGGCTGCTCAGGCAGTTTCCCGGCCTGTTGCTGGTTTTGGTGCCACGTCACCCCGAGCGGGTTGTTGAGGTTGAAACACTGGCCTCTGACCTGGGACTGACGGTGGTGCGACGTTCCCGCCTGGATCAGCAGCCTGATGGCTGCAGTGCCGGCATGGTCCTGCTGGTTGATACGGTGGGCGAGCTGATGCAGCTGTATGCCCTGTCAGATCTGGCCTACGTGGGGGGCAGCCTGGTCCCCACCGGTGGTCATAACCTGCTGGAGCCTGCCTCGCGGGGGATCCCGATCCTGTTCGGCCCGCATATGGATAATTTTCAGGAGATTACAGCTCTGGCACATGCCTACGGGGCCGGGGTGCAGGTGGCTGGCCAGCAGGAACTGCAGGATGCAGCAGCGGACTTCCTGGCAACGCCTGAGCTGCGGCATGTGGTGGGCAACAATGGTCTCAAGCTGCTGCGTGACAGCGGCGGCGCGGTTGAACGTCATCTGGCCATGCTGCACGGGGTGCTGCAGCAATGA
- a CDS encoding Gfo/Idh/MocA family protein, protein MSRLRTAVIGVGYLGNFHAQKYAALEGVELVGVVDADAARGAEVASACGCQAFTDYRELIGRVDAVSVVVPTQYHHQVAKEFLAAGVHVLIEKPITVTIEQADELISLADAGALVFQVGHLERFNPVLMAVEEVLIEPLFVESVRIAPFKPRGTDVNVVLDLMIHDIEIIQHLVKSPVAKIDAIGAPVFTGEEDIANARIAFENGCVANVTASRISLKSERKMRIFQRDAYLTLDFQNKKVLVAKKGEGELMPGIPNVQVKEQELGQSDPLLSEISSFVTAITEGRQPQVSGRDGRMALETALKINQALNRIRP, encoded by the coding sequence ATGAGCAGGCTTCGCACGGCGGTCATAGGGGTTGGCTACCTTGGTAACTTCCACGCCCAGAAATACGCTGCCCTGGAAGGGGTTGAGCTGGTTGGGGTCGTGGATGCCGATGCTGCCCGCGGGGCTGAGGTGGCTTCTGCCTGCGGATGTCAGGCCTTTACCGATTACCGTGAGCTGATCGGCCGGGTGGATGCGGTCAGCGTGGTGGTGCCCACCCAGTACCACCATCAGGTTGCAAAAGAGTTCCTGGCTGCCGGCGTGCATGTCCTGATTGAAAAGCCGATTACCGTCACCATTGAACAGGCCGATGAGCTGATCAGCCTGGCTGACGCGGGTGCGCTGGTCTTTCAGGTGGGCCATCTGGAACGGTTCAACCCGGTGCTGATGGCCGTTGAAGAGGTGCTGATCGAGCCGCTGTTTGTTGAATCAGTGCGGATTGCACCGTTCAAGCCCCGCGGTACCGATGTGAACGTGGTTCTGGATCTGATGATCCATGACATCGAGATCATCCAGCATCTGGTCAAGTCGCCGGTGGCCAAGATTGACGCCATCGGTGCGCCGGTCTTTACCGGTGAAGAGGATATCGCCAATGCCCGGATTGCCTTTGAAAACGGCTGCGTTGCCAACGTCACGGCCAGCCGGATTAGTCTCAAGAGCGAACGCAAGATGCGGATCTTCCAGCGCGACGCCTACCTGACGCTCGACTTCCAGAACAAAAAGGTGCTGGTCGCCAAAAAAGGTGAAGGCGAGTTGATGCCGGGTATCCCCAATGTGCAGGTCAAGGAGCAGGAGCTGGGACAATCAGATCCGTTGCTGTCCGAGATCAGCTCGTTCGTAACGGCGATCACTGAAGGCAGGCAGCCCCAGGTCAGTGGCCGTGATGGCAGGATGGCGCTGGAGACAGCGTTGAAAATCAACCAAGCACTGAACAGGATACGCCCATGA